The sequence below is a genomic window from Oscillospiraceae bacterium.
TCGACGCTGATCTTCATCCCCATCGGCGTCATGCTGGCCCGGGCGCTGGGCTACGACGCCATCGTGGGCATGTCCATCGTCTCCATCGGCGCGGTCTGCGGCTTCGCGGGCGGCTGGATGAACGTCTTTACGGTGGGCGTGGCCCAGGGCATCGCGGGCCTGCCCCTCTTCTCCGGCATGGGCTACCGCATCTTCGCCCACGTGGTGGTGCTGATCATCGCCTGCGCCTATGTGCTGCGCTATACCGCCAAGCTGCGCCGCGACCCCTCCTCCAGCGTGGTCATCGAGCTGGAGCGCCAAGCCGCCGCCCAGGCGGCCGAGACCGAGGGCGGCGAAATTCCCGAATTCACCCTGCGCCGCAAGCTGGTGCTGGTCGTGGTGCTCATCGGCTTCATCACCCTGGTCTACGGCATCACCCACGGCTGGAGCACCGGCACCCAGATCAGCTCCCTCTTCCTGGTGATGGGCGTAATTTGCGGCTTTGTGGGCGGGCTCAACTCCACCAAAATCGCCGAGGCCTTTGTCAACGGGGCCAAGGGCCTGTGCTTCGGCGCGCTGCTGGTGGGCCTGTGCCGGGCCATGGTGGTCATCCTCACCAACGGCCAGATCATCGACACCATCCTCCACGCCATGGCCTCCTCCCTCCAGGGCCTGCCCAGCATCCTGGCCGCCGGCCTGATGGTGCCCGTGCAGCTCATCATCAACTTCTTCGTCAACTCCGGCAGCGGCCAGGCCGCCGCCACCATGCCCATCATGGCCCCCCTGGCCGACCTGCTGGGCGTCTCCCGCCAGACGGCGGTGCTGGCCTACCAGTACGGCGACGGCCTGTCCAACTGCCTGTGGCCCACCTCCGGCATCCTGATGGCCGGGCTGAGCATCCCCGGCATCCCCTACGACAAGTGGTTCAAGTGGGTCTGGAAGCTGATGCTGCTGATGTACGTGGCCGTCACCGCGCTGGTCATGGTCAGCGTGGCCATCGGCTACCAATAGCGGGAAAGGAGCGCCTATGCTGGACGTAAAACAGGAGGCCATGGCCCTCCAGCCGGAGCTGGTCCGCTGGAGGCGAGAGCTGCACCGCATCCCGGAGGTGCACACCGATTTGAAGCAGACCAGCGCCTATATCTGCGGCGTGCTGGAGGAGCTGGGCCTGGAATACCGGGTCTTTTCCAATCTCAGCGTCAAGACGGTCCTGCGCGGCGCCGGGGACGGCCCCGTGCTGGGCCTGCGGGCCGACATGGACGGCCTGCCCGTGGCGGAGGAGACCGGCCTCCCCTTCGCCTCGGAGAACGGCAGCATGCACGCCTGCGGGCACGACGCCCACGCCGCCATGCTCCTGGGGGTGGTCAAGGTCCTCTCCCAGCACCGGGATGCCTTCCGCGGCAGCGTGGTCTGCCTTTTCCAGAGCGCGGAGGAGACCACCGGCGGGGCCAGGGACATCATCGCGGAGGGCTGTCTGGAGGACCCCCACGTGGACCGCTTCTTCAGCCTGCACATCGGCTCCCTCTTCCCCGGCGTGGAGACCGGGCAGTTCGGGGTGCGCAAGGGGCCCATGATGGCCTCCGTCGACTCCTACTACGTGAAGGTCCACGGCGTGGGCGGCCACGGCGCCCGGCCCCACGAGTGCGTGGACCCCATCGTCGTCATGGCGGAGATGATAACCGCCCTCCAGACGCTGGTGAGCCGGGAAATAAACCCCGTCCACGGCGCGGTGGTGACCGTGGGCCTTATTAAGGCGGGCACCATCGTCAACGTCATCCCCAGCGAGGGCGAGTTCGCCGGCACCATCCGCACCCTGGACCCGGCGGACCGGGCCCACATCACAAGCCGCATGAAGGAGCTGATCCCCCGGATCGCCCAGGCCAACCGGGCCACGGCGGAGGTCGAGGTGCTCAGCTACTACCCGCCCACGGTGAACGACGGCGCGGCCACCGACTTCCTGGCCGCCTGCGCGGCCAAGGTGCTGGGCCCCGGCCGGGTGGTGGAGATCCCGGAGCCCTCCACCGGCACGGAGGACGTGGCCTACTACCTGGAGGCCGTCCCCGGCTCCTTCGGTGTGCTGGGCTCCTGGAAGGCCCACTCCGACGGGGTGTGCTATCCCCACCACAACTCCAAATTTCTGCTGGACGAGTCGGTCTTTTGGATGGGGAGCGCCGTGTTCCTCCAGTGCGCGCTGGACTTCTGCGGCTCCAATCCCTGATTCCGGGCATCAAAAAAGCCCCTGCCTGCGGCAGGGGCTTTTTTACGGTCTTTACACCAGCTGGACGATGGCCATCTCAGCGGCGTCGCCGCGGCGGGGCCCGATGCGGACCACACGGGTGTAGCCGCCGTCACGGGTGGAGTACTTGGGGCCAATCTCGTCAAAGAGCTTCTTGGCCACGTCCTCCTTGGTGAGGAAGCTCAGGGCCTGGCGGTAAGCGGCCAGGTTGGACTTCTTCGCCAGGGTGATCATCTTCTCGGCCAGGGGGGCAACCTCCTTGGCGCGGGTGACGGTGGTCTTAATCTGGCCGTTCTCCAGCAGGTAGGTGGTCATGGCGCGCAGCATGGCCATGCGCTGGTCGGTCGGCTTGCCGAGCTTACGGTGACTGGGCATGTGATACACTCCTATCAGGATTTCAACCCTGGAAATCCCGTGATAAATTCGTCCCAAAGGCCGTACCGGCCTCCCCGGAGAGCGCCTGGGCGCGGGCCTTACGGAAAGCCCGCGGCCGGACGGGGGCGTTACGTGCCGCCCGGCCGCCCTCCGGTATCTTATATCTCTGTTTAGTTCTCGTCGCTGGCCAGGGACAGGCCCATCATAGCCAGCTTGTTGATGACCTCTTCCAGGGACTTGCGGCCCAGGTTGCGCACCTTCATCATCTCGTCCTCGGTCTTGGAGATCAAGTCCTCGACGGTGTTGATATTGGCGCGCTTGAGGCAGTTGAAGGAGCGAACGGAGAGGTCCAGCTCCTCGATGGTCAGCTCCAGCACCTTATCCCGCTGCGCCTCGGCCTTCTCCACCACCGTGGACTTGTTGCCCATGGTCTCGGAGAGATCGGTGAAGAGGACGAAGTGGTCGCAGAGGATGCGGGCACCCAGGCTGACAGCGTCCCTGGCGGTGATGGTCCCGTTGGTCCAGACCTCCAGAGTCAGCTTGTCGAAGTCGGTGAGGTCGCGTACGCGGGTATTCTCCACCGTATAGTTGACCTTCCGCACCGGGGTGTAGACGGAATCCACCGGAATGAGCCCGATGATGGTCTGCGCGGGCTTGTTCCGGTCGGCGGTGACGTAACCGCGGCCGTGGGAGAGGGTCAGCTCCATATTCAGGCTGGCGTCGGGGCCCAGCGTGGCGATGTGCAGGTCGGGGTTGAGGATGTCCACCTCGCCGTCGGCCTTGATGTCGCCCGCCGTGACCTCGCACTCCCCGTTGGCCTCGATATAGACGGTTTTCACGCCCTCGCAGTGGAGCTTCGCGATGATGCTCTTCACATTGAGAACAATCTCCGTCACATCCTCCTTGACACCGGGAATGGTGCTGAACTCATGCTGCACCCCGGCGATCTTGATGGACGTGACCGCCGTTCCGGGCAGGGACGAGAGCAGGATGCGGCGCAGGGAGTTGCCCAGCGTGGTGCCGTATCCGCGCTCCAGCGGCTCGACCACGTATTTGCCGTAGGAGCCGTCGCCCGGATTCTCTACACATTCGATGCGCGGCTTCTCGATTTCTACCATGTGTTACCCTCCTTTTCGCGACGCCGGACCGGGCAGGTCCGGCGCCTGGTTATGCAGCTCACCAATAATCGAGGGTACGTTCTGTATTACTTGGAGTACAGCTCGACGATCAGGTGCTCCTCGATGGGCAGGTCGATGTCCTCGCGCGCGGGCGCGGCGACAACCTTGGCCACGAGGTTGGTCCGGTCGAAATCCAGCCACTTGGGCGCGGGACGGGAGCCGTTGGCCTCCAGGGAGGCCTTGAACTTGTCCAGGCTGCGGCTTTTCTCTTTCAGAGTGATGATCTCGCCGGGCTTCACCAGGTAAGAGGGGATGTCCACACGGTGGCCGTCCACGGTGAAGTGGCCGTGGCGGACGAGCTGGCGGGCCTCGGGGCGGCTCATGGCGAAGCCCAGGCGGTACACCACGTTGTCCAGGCGGGACTCCAGGATGGACAGCAGGTTCTCGCCGGTCACGCCCTTGCGGGAGGCGGCCATCTCGTAGTACTTGTGGAACTGGCTCTCCAGCACGCCGTAGTAGCGGCGGGCCTTCTGCTTCTCACGCAGCTGCATGCCGTACTCGGACTGCTTCTTGTTGCGGCCCTGGCCGTGCATGCCGGGGGCAAAGGGACGGCGCTCGATGGCGCACTTGTCGGTGTAGCAGCGGTCGCCCTTCAGGAAGAGCTTCTGGCCCTCTCTGCGGCACTGGCGGCACACCGCGTCGGTATATCTAGCCATAAATTAGTTCCTCCTTCTATTACACGCGGCGGCGCTTGGGCGGACGGCAGCCGTTGTGGGGGACGGGGGTCACGTCCTTGATCATGGTGACCTCCAGGCCCACGGCCTGCAGCGCGCGGATGGCGGCCTCACGGCCGGCGCCGGGGCCCTTCACAAAGACCTCGACGATCTTCAGCCCGTGCTCCATGGCGGCCTTGGCGGCGGTCTCGGCGGCGGTCTGCGCGGCGAAGGGGGTGGACTTGCGGGAACCGCGGAAGCCCAGGCCGCCGGAGGAGGCCCAGGACAGGGCGTTGCCCTGCGCGTCGGTCACGGTGACCATGGTGTTGTTGAAGGAGGAGCGGATATGCACCTGGCCCTTCTCGATGTTCTTTTTCTCGCGGCGCTTACGCACCACTTTCTTGCCTTTCGTGGCATTAGCCATAGTGTAATTCCCTCCCTTACTTCTTCTTGTTGGCGACCGTGCGCTTCGGGCCCTTGCGGGTGCGGGCGTTGGTCTTGCTGCGCTGCCCGCGCACGGGCAGGCCGCGGCGGTGGCGGATGCCGCGGTAGCAGCCGATCTCGGTCAGCCGCTTGATGTCCATCGCCACGTCGCGGCGCAGGTCACCCTCCACGGTGAAGTTCTTGGCGATGCACTCGCGCAGGGCGGCCTCGTCGGCGTCGGTCAGGTCCTTCACGCGGGTGTCGGGGCTAATCCCGGTCTCGGTCAGGATCTTGTTGGCGCTGGTGCGCCCGATGCCGTAAATATAGGTCAGGCCGATCTCGATTCTTTTCTCCTTCGGCAGGTCAATGCCGGCAATACGTGCCATATATCTCAGCGCCTCCTTTAACCTTGTCTCTGTTTATGCTTGGGGTTCTCGCAAATTACCATGACTTTGCCCTTGCGCTTGATGATCTTGCACTTCTCGCACATGGGCTTCACGGACGGTCTAACTTTCATGTTTGTAACCTCCTGTAGCCTGATGGCCCCGGCGGCGGTAGGGGCAAGGCCCCGCTTCCGTCGGTCGTTTGGGCGCGCGGAATTGCGCGTCCCGTGGTTGCTGTCACGCTGCGGCGGCGGCGAGACGCGGTTCTAAGCCCGCTGCTCCGCACGCCTCCGCGCTTCTGTCCTACTTACTGCGCCAGGTGATGCGTCCCCGGGTCACATCATAGGGGGACATCTGGATCGTCACCTTGTCGCCGGGGAGGATGCGGATGAAGTTCATCCGCAGCTTGCCGGAGATGTGCGCCAGAATGATGTGGCCGTTTCCGATGTCCACATGGAATGTGGTGTTGGGAAGGGACTCAACCACGACGCCCTCCACTTCGATCATGTCGTCCTTTGCCAAAGCGTCATACCCTCCTTAACTCTGCTCGGAAAGCGGCCAGCGCCCTCCGTATCTCGTTGTCGGACACCGGCAGCCCCTGTTCGATTTTATCCAGGGCCGGGTGCCCAAACTGCCCCGCGTGCGCGGCGTGCATCCGCTTTTTGCGCTTGGGGGCCGCTACCCGCCTGCCCTTGCCGTCGGCCAGCAGCAGGTAGGCCCCGTCCGTGTCCAGGACACAGAAGACCTCGCCCTTGTCGCGGCCCGCCAGGGAGCGGACAATCTGTGCTTTCGAGATCTCCATGCTCAGTCTCCCGTCACGGTGAGCACCTCGGGCTCCCCGTCGGTGATAAGGATGGAGTTCTCATAGTGGGCCGCCAGACTGCCGTCCACGGTGACCGTGGTCCAGCCGTCCCCCAGCACCTTGACCCGCCAGTCCCCCAGGTTCACCATGGGCTCAACCGCGAGGGTCATGCCGCTCTGGAGCCGGGGGCCGTGGCCCGCCGGGCCAAAGTTGGGGACCTCGGGGGATTCATGGAGCTTGGCGCCCACGCCGTGGCCCACAAAGTCCCGCACCACCGAGCAGCCGTTTGCTTCCACATACTGCTGCACGGCGTGGGAGATGTCGTACACGCGGTTGCCCGCGCGCGCCATCCTGATCCCCTCCCAGAAGCTTTGTTCGGTGACCTGAATCAGGTGCCGGGCCTCTGCGGAGATCTCCCCGCAGGGGAAGGTGGCGCAGCAGTCGCCGTGGAAGCCGTCCAGACAGGCCCCCACGTCCACGCTGACGATGTCGCCCTCTTTCAGCTTCCGGTGGTCCGGGATGCCGTGGATGACGACCTCGTTCACCGAGATGCAGGCCGAGGCAGGGAAGCCGTTGTAGTTCAGGAAGGACGGCTTGGCCCCGTGGCTCTCGATAAACTTGCGCACGGCCGCGTCAATCTCCAGGGTGGACACGCCCGGCGCGACCATACTGCCCGCCAGAGCGCGCGCCTGGGCGGTCAGCCTGCCGGCACGGCGCATTTTTTCAATCTCACGCGGAGATTTCAGGGAAATCATATCCAAATCAGTTCAACCCCAGTACATCCAGGACCGCCCTGTTGGTGGCCTCGATGCTGCCCATATCGGGCACATGCTTGATGACGCCGCGCTCGGTGTAAAAGCCGAGCAGCGGCTCGGTCTCCTGGTGGTAGACCTCCAGGCGGTGCTTGACGGTCTCGGGCTTGTCGTCGTCCCGCTGGATGAGCGCGTGGCCGCACGTGTCGCAGATCCCCTCCTGCTTGGGGGGGACGTTGACCACGTGGTAGGTGGCCCCGCACTGGGGGCAGGCGCGCCTGCCCTCCATACGGACCTCGATGGCCTCGTCGGCAATCTCCAGCGAGATCGCCGCGTCGAACCGGATTCCGGCCTTTTCCAGGGCCTCGGCCTGGGCGATGGTGCGAGGCACCCCGTCCAGGATGTAGCCCTTCTCACAGTCGGGCTCGGCCAGCCGCTCCGCGACGATGCCGATGATGACCTCGTCGGGAACGAGCTTGCCGGCGTCCATGAAGGATTTGGCCTGGAGTCCCACGGGCGTGCCGTTTTTCACGGCGGCGCGCAGGATGTTTCCGGTGGAGATGGTGGGAATGCCGAGTTTTTTGCTGATGAGCTCTGCCTGCGTGCCTTTTCCGGCGCCGGGGGCGCCCAACAGAATCAGCTTCATACTCTTAAACCCCTCTCAATTACTCGAGGAAGCCCTTGTAGTGCCGCATGAGCATCTGGGCCTCCAGTGCCTTCACGGTCTCCAGTGCGACGCCCACCACGATGATGATGGAGGTGCCGCCGATGGCCAGGCTGCCGTTATTGAGCACGCCGCCGGTGATGATGGGGGCGATGGCGATAACGGACAGGTAGAGCGCGCCGAACAGGGTGATCTTGTTGAGCACCTTGTGGATGAAGTCGGCGGTGGGCTTGCCGGGCCGGAAGCCGGGCACGAAGCCGCCGTTCTTCTTCAGGTTGTTGGCGATCTCCACGGGGTTAAACTGCATGGTGGCGTAGAAATAGCTGAAGCCCAGGATGAGCAGGAAGTACACCACGATATAGATGACGCTGGTGGTGTCGAAAATCTTGAGGAAGGTGTGCCAGCCGGTGCCCTCCACCCGGGCCGCCGGCACGAAGGCGCCGATGGTGGCGGGCAGGGAGGCGATGGCCTGGGCGAAGATGATGGGCATGACGCCGGACATGCTCACCTTCATGGGGATGTGGCTGGACTGGCCGCCGTACATCTTCCGGCCCACCACGCGCTTGGCGTACTGGACGGGGATGCGGCGCTCCGCGTTCTGGATGAACACGATAAAGACCACCAGGGCCAGCATGCCGATGATGATGAGGGGGATGGCCCAGGGGGCCAGCACGAATGCCTCGGTGGGGTCCTTACCCGCCGCCCAGTCCTGCACGCCCACGACCATGGAGCTGATCATGGACGGGCCGCGGGACACGATGCCCGCGAACAGGATGATGGAGATGCCGTTGCCGATGCCGAACTCGGTGATCTGCTCACCCAGCCACATGACGAAGGCGGAGCCGGCGGTGAAGGTAAAGACGATGACGATGGCGGCCCAGATGCCGTTCACACCGGTGCTGTCGATGACGCCGTAGCTCTTGACCAGGGTGTAGTAGCCGAAGCCCTGCAGCAGGCCGATGCCCACGGTGACATAGCGGGTGATGGCGGCGATCTTCTTGCGGCCCTCCTCGCCGCCCTCTTTCTGGAGACGCTCCAGAGCGGGGATGGCGACGGTCAGCAGCTGCACGATGATGGAGCTGTTGATATAGGGCTGCACGCCCAGGGCAAAGACCGTGGCGTGGGAGAAGGCCGTGCCGTTCATGGCGCCCAGCAGGCCGAAGATGGTGCCGCTCATGGTGTTGAGCTGGTTGGAGAGCAGCTGGCCGTTGATGAA
It includes:
- a CDS encoding C4-dicarboxylate ABC transporter: MEEKKKRLKLPHPYVLIFLLIVLCTILTYVVPAGTYDRYVDEATGQTLIDPDTFHYVDQTPVSPFGMVQAIPTGMTEVGWIIFLVFIIGGSFGIINATGAIDAGLGASIKFMKGKDKILIVGLMAIFSLGGATFGLAESTLIFIPIGVMLARALGYDAIVGMSIVSIGAVCGFAGGWMNVFTVGVAQGIAGLPLFSGMGYRIFAHVVVLIIACAYVLRYTAKLRRDPSSSVVIELERQAAAQAAETEGGEIPEFTLRRKLVLVVVLIGFITLVYGITHGWSTGTQISSLFLVMGVICGFVGGLNSTKIAEAFVNGAKGLCFGALLVGLCRAMVVILTNGQIIDTILHAMASSLQGLPSILAAGLMVPVQLIINFFVNSGSGQAAATMPIMAPLADLLGVSRQTAVLAYQYGDGLSNCLWPTSGILMAGLSIPGIPYDKWFKWVWKLMLLMYVAVTALVMVSVAIGYQ
- a CDS encoding N-acyl-L-amino acid amidohydrolase produces the protein MLDVKQEAMALQPELVRWRRELHRIPEVHTDLKQTSAYICGVLEELGLEYRVFSNLSVKTVLRGAGDGPVLGLRADMDGLPVAEETGLPFASENGSMHACGHDAHAAMLLGVVKVLSQHRDAFRGSVVCLFQSAEETTGGARDIIAEGCLEDPHVDRFFSLHIGSLFPGVETGQFGVRKGPMMASVDSYYVKVHGVGGHGARPHECVDPIVVMAEMITALQTLVSREINPVHGAVVTVGLIKAGTIVNVIPSEGEFAGTIRTLDPADRAHITSRMKELIPRIAQANRATAEVEVLSYYPPTVNDGAATDFLAACAAKVLGPGRVVEIPEPSTGTEDVAYYLEAVPGSFGVLGSWKAHSDGVCYPHHNSKFLLDESVFWMGSAVFLQCALDFCGSNP
- the rplQ gene encoding 50S ribosomal protein L17, producing the protein MPSHRKLGKPTDQRMAMLRAMTTYLLENGQIKTTVTRAKEVAPLAEKMITLAKKSNLAAYRQALSFLTKEDVAKKLFDEIGPKYSTRDGGYTRVVRIGPRRGDAAEMAIVQLV
- a CDS encoding DNA-directed RNA polymerase subunit alpha, coding for MVEIEKPRIECVENPGDGSYGKYVVEPLERGYGTTLGNSLRRILLSSLPGTAVTSIKIAGVQHEFSTIPGVKEDVTEIVLNVKSIIAKLHCEGVKTVYIEANGECEVTAGDIKADGEVDILNPDLHIATLGPDASLNMELTLSHGRGYVTADRNKPAQTIIGLIPVDSVYTPVRKVNYTVENTRVRDLTDFDKLTLEVWTNGTITARDAVSLGARILCDHFVLFTDLSETMGNKSTVVEKAEAQRDKVLELTIEELDLSVRSFNCLKRANINTVEDLISKTEDEMMKVRNLGRKSLEEVINKLAMMGLSLASDEN
- the rpsD gene encoding 30S ribosomal protein S4, whose protein sequence is MARYTDAVCRQCRREGQKLFLKGDRCYTDKCAIERRPFAPGMHGQGRNKKQSEYGMQLREKQKARRYYGVLESQFHKYYEMAASRKGVTGENLLSILESRLDNVVYRLGFAMSRPEARQLVRHGHFTVDGHRVDIPSYLVKPGEIITLKEKSRSLDKFKASLEANGSRPAPKWLDFDRTNLVAKVVAAPAREDIDLPIEEHLIVELYSK
- the rpsK gene encoding 30S ribosomal protein S11; the encoded protein is MANATKGKKVVRKRREKKNIEKGQVHIRSSFNNTMVTVTDAQGNALSWASSGGLGFRGSRKSTPFAAQTAAETAAKAAMEHGLKIVEVFVKGPGAGREAAIRALQAVGLEVTMIKDVTPVPHNGCRPPKRRRV
- the rpsM gene encoding 30S ribosomal protein S13 → MARIAGIDLPKEKRIEIGLTYIYGIGRTSANKILTETGISPDTRVKDLTDADEAALRECIAKNFTVEGDLRRDVAMDIKRLTEIGCYRGIRHRRGLPVRGQRSKTNARTRKGPKRTVANKKK
- the infA gene encoding translation initiation factor IF-1, with the protein product MAKDDMIEVEGVVVESLPNTTFHVDIGNGHIILAHISGKLRMNFIRILPGDKVTIQMSPYDVTRGRITWRSK
- the map1 gene encoding methionine aminopeptidase, with amino-acid sequence MDMISLKSPREIEKMRRAGRLTAQARALAGSMVAPGVSTLEIDAAVRKFIESHGAKPSFLNYNGFPASACISVNEVVIHGIPDHRKLKEGDIVSVDVGACLDGFHGDCCATFPCGEISAEARHLIQVTEQSFWEGIRMARAGNRVYDISHAVQQYVEANGCSVVRDFVGHGVGAKLHESPEVPNFGPAGHGPRLQSGMTLAVEPMVNLGDWRVKVLGDGWTTVTVDGSLAAHYENSILITDGEPEVLTVTGD
- the adk gene encoding adenylate kinase, whose amino-acid sequence is MKLILLGAPGAGKGTQAELISKKLGIPTISTGNILRAAVKNGTPVGLQAKSFMDAGKLVPDEVIIGIVAERLAEPDCEKGYILDGVPRTIAQAEALEKAGIRFDAAISLEIADEAIEVRMEGRRACPQCGATYHVVNVPPKQEGICDTCGHALIQRDDDKPETVKHRLEVYHQETEPLLGFYTERGVIKHVPDMGSIEATNRAVLDVLGLN
- the secY gene encoding protein translocase subunit SecY, whose translation is MIETIRNAWKLPELRRKLLFVVFALLIFRLGSAVPVPFINGQLLSNQLNTMSGTIFGLLGAMNGTAFSHATVFALGVQPYINSSIIVQLLTVAIPALERLQKEGGEEGRKKIAAITRYVTVGIGLLQGFGYYTLVKSYGVIDSTGVNGIWAAIVIVFTFTAGSAFVMWLGEQITEFGIGNGISIILFAGIVSRGPSMISSMVVGVQDWAAGKDPTEAFVLAPWAIPLIIIGMLALVVFIVFIQNAERRIPVQYAKRVVGRKMYGGQSSHIPMKVSMSGVMPIIFAQAIASLPATIGAFVPAARVEGTGWHTFLKIFDTTSVIYIVVYFLLILGFSYFYATMQFNPVEIANNLKKNGGFVPGFRPGKPTADFIHKVLNKITLFGALYLSVIAIAPIITGGVLNNGSLAIGGTSIIIVVGVALETVKALEAQMLMRHYKGFLE